Proteins from a single region of Haloterrigena alkaliphila:
- the pyk gene encoding pyruvate kinase: MRNAKIVCTLGPASSDRGTIRELADAGMSVARLNASHGSREDRAELIQRVRSVDEARDRPVAVMLDMQGPEIRTAPLPEGETVTLETGSEIRFVEGDEADSETVGLSLSIDAVEAGDRILLADGLIETTVTEHEGETVHARVDTGGELGGRKGVNVPGVDLDLDVVTGKDRKDLELAAEREVDFVAASFVRDAADVYAVSEVLEELGAEIPLIAKIERAGAVENLEEIIEASYGIMVARGDLGVECPMEDVPMIQKRIIRKCRNAGSPVITATEMLDSMVHARRPTRAEASDVANAVLDGTDAVMLSAETAIGDHPVAVVDAMDSIVRQVENSGEYAELLEQRVPAAGEARTDALARSARFLARDIGADAVVAATESGYTALKTAKYRPGVPVVASTPNHHVRRQLALTWGVTPLYARVSDQGADAVVERAVQAALNAGVADSGDTVVVLCGMMTELEGANTTNMMKVHVAAEALTTGRVVVDGRVTGPVVRLTDGDLSDVPEGAILSLPADFDEEFTGDVSKIGGLIDAQRGLTGYPALIAREMDIPMISGATLENLADGTVVTLDAERGVVYGGDIGDRPTRP, translated from the coding sequence ATGAGAAACGCGAAGATCGTCTGTACGCTGGGGCCGGCCTCGAGCGATCGGGGGACGATCCGGGAACTCGCCGACGCGGGGATGTCCGTCGCCAGGCTGAACGCCAGCCACGGCAGCCGGGAGGACCGCGCCGAGTTGATCCAGCGGGTCCGATCCGTCGACGAAGCCCGCGACAGGCCCGTCGCCGTGATGCTCGACATGCAGGGCCCGGAGATCCGGACGGCCCCGTTGCCGGAGGGGGAGACGGTGACCCTCGAGACCGGCTCCGAGATCCGGTTCGTCGAGGGTGACGAGGCGGATTCGGAGACGGTGGGGCTCTCGCTGTCGATCGACGCCGTCGAGGCGGGCGATCGGATTCTCCTCGCGGACGGGTTGATCGAGACGACCGTGACCGAACACGAGGGCGAGACGGTCCACGCACGCGTCGATACCGGCGGCGAACTCGGCGGCCGCAAGGGGGTCAACGTGCCGGGCGTCGATCTCGATCTGGACGTCGTCACCGGGAAGGACCGCAAGGACCTCGAGTTGGCCGCCGAGCGCGAGGTCGACTTCGTCGCGGCCAGTTTCGTCCGCGACGCGGCGGACGTCTACGCGGTCAGCGAGGTGCTCGAGGAACTGGGCGCCGAGATCCCGCTGATCGCCAAGATCGAACGCGCGGGCGCGGTCGAGAACCTCGAGGAGATCATCGAGGCGTCGTACGGGATCATGGTCGCCCGCGGCGATCTGGGCGTCGAGTGTCCCATGGAGGACGTTCCGATGATCCAGAAGCGAATCATTCGGAAGTGTCGCAACGCCGGATCGCCGGTGATCACCGCGACGGAGATGCTCGACTCGATGGTCCACGCCCGCCGGCCGACGCGGGCGGAGGCCTCGGACGTCGCTAACGCCGTCCTCGACGGCACCGACGCGGTGATGCTCTCCGCCGAGACTGCCATCGGCGACCACCCCGTTGCGGTCGTCGACGCGATGGACAGCATCGTCCGTCAGGTCGAGAACTCGGGGGAGTACGCCGAGTTGCTCGAGCAACGCGTCCCCGCGGCGGGGGAGGCGCGAACGGACGCGCTGGCCCGGTCGGCGCGGTTCCTCGCGCGAGACATCGGTGCCGACGCGGTCGTCGCCGCGACCGAGTCCGGCTACACGGCGCTGAAGACCGCGAAGTACCGCCCCGGCGTGCCGGTCGTCGCGTCGACGCCCAACCACCACGTGCGCCGGCAACTGGCCCTAACGTGGGGCGTGACGCCGCTGTACGCCCGCGTCTCCGACCAGGGTGCCGACGCCGTCGTCGAACGGGCCGTACAGGCGGCCCTGAACGCTGGCGTCGCCGACAGCGGAGATACGGTCGTCGTCCTCTGTGGCATGATGACCGAACTCGAGGGGGCGAACACGACCAACATGATGAAGGTCCACGTCGCCGCGGAGGCGCTGACCACCGGCCGGGTCGTCGTCGACGGCCGCGTGACCGGGCCCGTCGTACGGCTCACCGACGGCGACCTCTCGGACGTCCCCGAGGGGGCGATCCTCTCCCTGCCGGCGGATTTCGACGAGGAGTTCACGGGCGACGTCTCGAAGATCGGCGGGCTGATCGACGCCCAGCGAGGGCTGACGGGGTATCCGGCCCTGATCGCCCGCGAAATGGATATTCCCATGATCAGCGGTGCGACCCTCGAGAATCTCGCTGACGGGACCGTCGTCACCCTCGACGCCGAACGCGGGGTCGTCTACGGCGGCGACATCGGCGATCGGCCGACGCGCCCCTGA
- a CDS encoding alkaline phosphatase D family protein gives MADDIDLGGRDEPVRGDDDHAELFSELDSHDLAVATEPDADVEADQFESDPDADPDAVFPQSVASGGPTPNGVILWTRLAPAAFDPEEFLTVRVARDPDLEDVVYEGVVTDAERIRAHDYTVKVDLDGHLESDSEYYYRFYYRDTASRTGRCRTLPAPDASPESVRFAVLACQNYLNGYYPALHYVAEEDVDFIVHVGDFIYESSEGHFKGLGSYDYPGREKDLPSGNGRVWGLEDYRYLYRTYRRDRFLREALEAHTLIAGWDDHEMVNDLYWDRRTDAPAGDHPRGDDPEFMTDLVADAMHAWWEYMPARVHYDPGGEDLQDRFQLWREFEFGDVVTLAMTDERLFRDPPREAIPTPDNVGPHREPPGRTMLGDDQREWLIDTITGSDATWTVWADEVLTVPFRIGSGPLSLYPVQGGWDGYTRERMQITEAIAAADVDNFVTLTGDMHCYVAAYSQASYPGRVTGGEGVAQGDRIGVEFMTPAVTSLNVAEALHLTRGWRRTLTEPLLSRLVPAMNPHIEFFDSHHWGYSVVEFTRDACTYVGYAVDKTTNGPDADRSVVAAYRVTEGEVELEDVTARYRAR, from the coding sequence ATGGCGGACGACATCGACCTCGGCGGACGGGACGAACCGGTACGGGGTGACGACGATCACGCCGAACTCTTCTCCGAACTCGACTCGCACGACCTGGCCGTCGCGACCGAACCGGACGCCGACGTCGAGGCCGATCAGTTCGAGTCCGATCCCGACGCGGATCCGGACGCGGTGTTTCCCCAGTCGGTGGCCAGCGGCGGGCCGACCCCGAACGGCGTGATCCTCTGGACGCGACTCGCGCCCGCCGCCTTCGATCCGGAGGAGTTTCTCACTGTTCGCGTAGCCCGCGACCCCGACCTCGAGGACGTCGTCTACGAGGGCGTGGTCACCGACGCCGAGCGAATTCGGGCCCACGACTACACGGTCAAAGTCGACCTCGACGGCCACCTCGAGTCCGACAGCGAGTACTATTACCGGTTCTACTACCGCGACACGGCCTCCCGGACCGGGCGCTGCCGAACGCTGCCCGCCCCCGACGCGTCCCCCGAGTCCGTGCGGTTCGCGGTGCTCGCCTGCCAGAACTATCTCAACGGCTACTACCCCGCGCTCCACTACGTCGCCGAGGAGGACGTCGACTTCATCGTCCACGTCGGCGACTTCATCTACGAATCCAGCGAGGGCCACTTCAAGGGACTCGGCTCGTACGACTACCCCGGCCGCGAGAAGGACCTGCCGAGCGGCAACGGCCGCGTCTGGGGACTCGAGGACTACCGATATCTGTACCGCACGTATCGGAGGGACCGATTCCTCCGGGAAGCGCTGGAAGCGCACACGCTGATCGCCGGCTGGGACGACCACGAGATGGTCAACGACCTCTACTGGGACCGGCGGACGGACGCGCCCGCGGGCGACCATCCCCGCGGCGACGATCCCGAGTTCATGACCGACCTCGTCGCGGACGCGATGCACGCGTGGTGGGAGTACATGCCCGCCCGCGTCCACTACGACCCGGGCGGCGAGGACCTTCAGGACCGATTTCAGCTCTGGCGCGAGTTCGAGTTCGGGGACGTCGTGACGCTCGCGATGACCGACGAACGGCTGTTCCGCGATCCCCCTCGCGAGGCGATTCCGACGCCCGACAACGTCGGCCCACACCGCGAACCGCCCGGACGGACGATGCTCGGCGACGACCAGCGCGAGTGGCTGATCGATACGATCACCGGCTCCGACGCGACGTGGACGGTGTGGGCCGACGAGGTCCTGACGGTTCCCTTCCGGATCGGTTCCGGACCGCTCTCGCTCTATCCCGTCCAGGGCGGCTGGGACGGCTACACGAGAGAACGGATGCAGATTACCGAGGCGATCGCGGCCGCAGACGTCGACAACTTCGTGACGCTGACCGGCGACATGCACTGCTACGTCGCCGCGTACTCGCAAGCGTCGTATCCCGGCCGGGTTACCGGCGGAGAGGGCGTCGCGCAGGGCGACCGGATCGGCGTCGAGTTCATGACGCCCGCCGTGACCTCGCTCAACGTCGCGGAAGCCCTGCATCTGACCCGCGGTTGGCGGCGGACGCTCACCGAACCGCTGTTGTCGCGACTCGTGCCGGCGATGAATCCGCACATCGAGTTCTTCGACAGCCACCACTGGGGGTATTCGGTGGTCGAATTCACGCGCGACGCGTGTACGTACGTCGGCTACGCGGTCGACAAGACGACGAACGGCCCCGACGCCGATCGGTCGGTCGTGGCCGCGTACCGCGTTACGGAGGGTGAGGTCGAACTCGAGGACGTGACCGCCCGATATCGGGCGCGGTAG
- the metG gene encoding methionine--tRNA ligase: MSNDEFPTAQPAVVTCGLPYANGDLHIGHLRGYIGADAFSRALETLGQETAYVCGSDMHGTPVAVNAEQEGVDPEDFALDWHEQYEETFPQFNVEFDNYGHTHDETNTELTQEIVRTLDDEGYIYEKEIQVAYDPEADQYLPDRYVEGTCPYCGEKARGDECDEGCQRHLEPGEVEDPTSTITGNPAEYRERTHKFFEVSEFADFLTEFLDGLEGTSNARNQPRQWIEDGLQDWCITRDMDWGIEYPTADGEDESDLVLYVWVDAPIEYIASTKQYSERVGTDEFDWEQVWKGDGEIMHVIGRDIIQHHTIFWPAMLEGAGYNKPRGIAATGFITINGKGLSTSRNRAIWAKEYLEEGFHPDLLRYYLTTTGGLQQDVDFSWDAFQEKVNGELVGTVGNFWYRSLLFAYRNYEGTPDADVSEEVRERIEGAIGDTRESVNDYDLRGIGQAATQLAQFGNEYIQRNEPWKLDAESEEATQVIRDCVQIAKAVGVLLEPIAPDKAQRLWEQLGEDGAVADAHLEDALEAPPQNFDEPGELFGKIEDDRVEELNEKLEERVAAAAGDEEDESAADAETESDDTAADESGGMADTDDLEPLAEERIGFEDFQELDIRVGRIESAEGIEGADDLARLEVDIGFETRQIVAGIKQLHDLEELPGEKCVMLANMEKAELFGVESNGMILAAGEEADLLTTHGDAEVGEKIR; the protein is encoded by the coding sequence ACGCGTTCTCGCGCGCCCTCGAGACGCTCGGCCAGGAAACCGCCTACGTCTGCGGGTCGGACATGCACGGCACGCCGGTGGCCGTCAACGCCGAACAGGAGGGGGTCGACCCCGAGGACTTCGCGCTGGACTGGCACGAACAGTACGAGGAGACGTTCCCCCAGTTCAACGTCGAGTTCGACAACTACGGCCACACCCACGACGAGACCAACACCGAACTGACCCAGGAGATCGTCCGGACGTTGGACGACGAGGGCTACATCTACGAGAAGGAGATTCAGGTCGCCTACGATCCCGAGGCCGACCAATATCTGCCCGACCGCTACGTCGAGGGGACCTGTCCCTACTGCGGCGAGAAGGCCCGCGGCGACGAGTGCGACGAGGGCTGTCAGCGCCACTTGGAGCCCGGCGAGGTCGAGGACCCGACCAGTACGATCACGGGCAACCCGGCGGAGTACCGCGAGCGCACCCACAAGTTCTTCGAGGTCTCGGAGTTCGCCGACTTCCTCACCGAGTTCCTCGACGGCCTCGAGGGGACCTCGAACGCGCGCAACCAGCCGCGGCAGTGGATTGAAGACGGCCTGCAGGACTGGTGTATCACGCGGGACATGGACTGGGGGATCGAGTACCCGACTGCTGACGGAGAGGATGAAAGCGATCTCGTCCTCTACGTCTGGGTCGACGCGCCGATCGAGTACATCGCCTCGACCAAGCAGTACTCCGAGCGCGTCGGCACGGACGAGTTCGACTGGGAACAAGTCTGGAAGGGCGACGGCGAGATCATGCACGTCATCGGCCGGGACATCATCCAGCACCACACCATCTTCTGGCCCGCGATGCTCGAGGGCGCCGGCTACAACAAGCCCCGCGGAATCGCCGCGACCGGCTTCATCACCATCAACGGCAAGGGCCTCTCCACGAGTCGTAACCGCGCGATCTGGGCGAAGGAGTACCTCGAGGAGGGGTTCCACCCCGACCTGCTGCGGTACTACCTGACGACCACCGGCGGCCTCCAGCAGGACGTCGACTTCTCCTGGGACGCCTTCCAGGAGAAGGTCAACGGCGAACTCGTCGGGACGGTCGGCAACTTCTGGTACCGCTCGCTGCTGTTCGCCTACCGGAACTACGAGGGGACGCCCGATGCGGACGTCTCCGAAGAAGTGCGGGAGCGCATCGAGGGCGCCATCGGCGACACCCGCGAGAGCGTCAACGACTACGACCTGCGCGGGATCGGGCAGGCCGCCACGCAACTGGCCCAGTTCGGCAACGAGTACATCCAGCGCAACGAGCCCTGGAAGCTCGACGCCGAGAGCGAGGAGGCGACGCAGGTGATCCGCGACTGCGTCCAGATCGCCAAGGCCGTCGGCGTCCTCCTCGAGCCGATCGCCCCCGACAAGGCCCAGCGGCTGTGGGAACAGCTGGGCGAGGACGGTGCGGTTGCCGACGCCCACCTCGAGGACGCCCTCGAGGCCCCGCCGCAGAACTTCGACGAACCCGGCGAACTCTTCGGGAAGATCGAGGACGACCGCGTCGAAGAACTGAACGAGAAACTCGAGGAACGCGTTGCAGCGGCCGCGGGCGACGAAGAAGACGAGTCCGCCGCAGACGCGGAAACCGAAAGCGACGACACCGCCGCGGACGAATCCGGCGGTATGGCTGACACCGACGACCTCGAGCCGTTAGCCGAGGAGCGAATCGGGTTCGAGGACTTCCAGGAACTCGACATCCGCGTCGGCCGCATCGAGTCGGCAGAAGGCATCGAGGGCGCCGACGACCTCGCGCGACTCGAGGTCGACATCGGCTTCGAGACCCGGCAGATCGTCGCGGGAATCAAGCAGCTCCACGACCTCGAGGAACTCCCCGGCGAGAAGTGCGTCATGCTGGCGAACATGGAGAAAGCGGAGCTGTTCGGCGTCGAGTCCAACGGCATGATCCTCGCCGCGGGCGAGGAGGCCGACCTGCTGACGACCCACGGCGACGCCGAGGTCGGCGAGAAGATTCGGTAA